Proteins co-encoded in one Tiliqua scincoides isolate rTilSci1 chromosome 12, rTilSci1.hap2, whole genome shotgun sequence genomic window:
- the NDUFA1 gene encoding NADH dehydrogenase [ubiquinone] 1 alpha subcomplex subunit 1: MWYEILPSLAVMYVCLTIPGLSTHRIHKYTHGGKEKRIARNPYQWHLLERDRRVSGTNRFYESKGLENID, translated from the exons ATGTGGTACGAGATCCTGCCTTCCCTGGCCGTCATGTACGTGTGCCTGACCATCCCTGGCCTGTCCACCCACAGGATCCACAAGTACACCCATGGAGGGAAG GAGAAGAGAATTGCTCGGAACCCCTATCAGTGGCACCTGCTGGAAAGGGACAGGCGTGTCTCAGGAACCAATCGCTTCTACGAATCCAAG GGTTTGGAGAACATTGACTAG